In the Purpureocillium takamizusanense chromosome 5, complete sequence genome, one interval contains:
- a CDS encoding uncharacterized protein (COG:E~EggNog:ENOG503NW05) gives MLPSRVAGAMRLVSGSCPAALVRSALGGLPRQQRPASYVYPSIASSRPLSNLHPLRQKQQRQQQHPHSPSRPRFQQSAQQQQQQQRQQQQPHRSSSTMSSQPAHPTLLIPGPIEFDDAVLQSMGHYSESHVAAGFVATFGETLTMLRQLFQTTSPASQPFVLNGSGTLGWDLVAVNLVEPGEDALVLSTGYFGDGFADCLRAYGANVTKLDGPIGGRPQVADVEKALKEKKYKILTVTHVDTSTGVLSDIKSIAAAVKKVSPETLVIVDGVCSVACEELAFDDWGLDGVVTAGQKAIGCPAGQSISMFSGRAIQVVQNRKTEPATYFASMKRWLPIMQNYEAKKPSYFATPSPQLVHALNTALKQILAKPLSERFSKHIEVSDRVKKTVTDMGLKIVATKPEDQSHAMTAIYLPEGVAIPDVLPKLLSKGIIFAGGIHKEIGTKYIRFGHMGITAVDPRRNDVDKALEALKSALADCGYKA, from the exons ATGCTTCCGTCACGGGTAGCCGGCGCCATGCGGCTCGTCTCAGGCTCGTGTCCCGCAGCTCTTGTCCGATCGGCCCTCGGAGGGCTGccccgccagcagcgtccAGCGTCCTATGTCTACCCCTCCATCGCGAGCTCCAGGCCGCTCTCCAACTTACATCCCCTTCGACAaaaacaacaacgacaacaacaacatccCCATTCACCTTCGAGACCAAGATTCCAACAGtccgcgcagcagcagcagcaacagcagcggcagcagcagcagccacacaGGTCGTCTTCCACAATGTCTTCCCAACCCGCACACCCGACGTTGCTCATCCCTGGGCCCATTGAAtttgacgatgccgtcctccAGTCCATGGGCCACTACAG CGAgagccatgtcgccgccggcttcgtcgcgaCTTTTGGCGAGACCCTCACCATGTTGCGCCAGCTCTTCCAGACCACCAGCCCCGCCTCCCAGCCCTTTGTCCTCAACGGCTCTGGCACCCTCGGCTgggacctcgtcgccgtgaACCTGGTTGAGCCCGGCGAGGATGCCCTTGTCCTGAGCACCGGCTACTTTGGCGACGGCTTCGCCGACTGCCTGCGCGCCTATGGCGCCAATGTCACCAAGCTCGACGGTCCcatcggcgggcggccccaGGTCGCGGACGTGGAGAAGGCCCTCAAGGAGAAAAAGTACAAGATTCTGACCGTGACGCACGTCGACACCTCCACCGGCGTCCTGAGCGACATCAAGagcattgccgccgccgtcaagaaggTGTCCCCCGAgaccctcgtcatcgtcgacggcgtctgcAGTGTAGCCTGCGAGGAGCTTGCCTTTGACGACTGGGGCCTCGACGGTGTTGTCACGGCGGGCCAGAAGGCCATTggctgccctgccggccAGTCCATCTCCATGTTCAGCGGCCGCGCCATCCAGGTGGTCCAGAACCGCAAGACGGAGCCCGCCACGTACTTTGCTTCCATGAAGCGGTGGCTGCCGA TCATGCAAAACtacgaggccaagaagccgtCCTACTtcgccacgccctcgccccagctcgtccacgcccTCAACACGGCCCTCAAGCAGATCCTGGCCAAGCCCCTGTCGGAGCGCTTTAGCAAGCACATCGAGGTCTCGGACAGGGTCAAGAAGACCGTGACGGACATGGGTCTCAAGATCGTCGCGACCAAGCCCGAGGATCAGTCCCACGCCATGACGGCCATCTACCTCCCCGAGGGTGTCGCCATCCCGGACGTCCTGCCCAAGCTCCTCAGCAAGGGCATCAtcttcgccggcggcatTCACAAGGAGATTGGCACAAAGTACATTCGGTTCGGCCACATGGGCATCACGGCA GTCGATCCCCGCCGCAACGATGTCGACAAGGCtctcgaggcgctcaagtCTGCGCTGGCCGACTGCGGCTACAAGGCATAG
- the CRM1 gene encoding Karyopherin transporter (COG:U~COG:Y~EggNog:ENOG503NX17~BUSCO:EOG09260ABY), whose product MPVSIEELDSTVRTFYEGRGDQQKAAQAALNQFKEDPDAWLMVDKILSDAQYPQTKYLGLQVLDNVISTRWKVLPRDQCQGIRNFIVQFIIQSSSSEEALQSNKTLLNKLNLVLISVLKQEWPHNWPTFINEIISSCHANLSICENNMIILRLLSEEVFDYSAEQMTSTKTRNMKQTMCAEFSQIFQLCQEVLTTADQPSLVKATLETLLRFCNWIPLGYIFETNLIDTLRTRFLSVPEFRNITLQCLTEIGGLQTGGAGQANSYDEQLVKMFTEVLTTIADIIPVSLDLKSTYPSSNSRDQEFVQNLALFLCNFFGAHLNLIENLPNRDYLLHGHYYLIRISQIDDREIFKICLDYWLKLVQELYEEMQQLPITDLNPLMAVGGGMSGSGAPNPSLLMNYPLRKHKYNEVLSNLRVVMIERMVRPEEVLIVENDEGEIVREFVKESDTVQLYKTIRECLVYLTHLDVVDTENIMTEKLARQVDGSEWSWHNCNVLCWAIGSISLAMNEETEKRFLVTVIKDLLGLTEMKRGKDNKAVVASNIMYIVGQYPRFLKAHWKFLKTVVNKLFEFMHESHEGVQDMACDTFIKIARQCRRHFVALQPSEQEPFIEEIVRNMGKITCDLTPQQVHTFYEACGYMVAAQGNKHQQERLLADLMNIPNAAWDEIIKQATVNPSILQDAETIKVIGNIMKTNVSACTSIGPYFYPQIGRIYHDMLQMYRATSTLISEAVARDGELATKMPKVRGLRTIKKEILKLIETYVEKAEDLQAVRAQMVPPLLDSVLVDYNRNVPGARDAEVLKAMSTIITKLSALMEDQVPTIMENVFECTLDMINKDFSEFPEHRVEFFNLLRAINLHCFPALLKLDNNQFKFVIDSCSWAFKHDNRDVEAAGLNMCLELINNIADKTDVATANAFFQRFFMTILQDVLFVVTDSDHKAGFKTQSMLLMKLFYFVQPADGSQPKIQGPIYTPDLAQAGTANKDFVGNRVATMLRNAFPNLQAAQVASFVEGLFNLNTQYDKFRLNLRDFLISLKEFAGDNAELYIVEKEQQERDAKAADMERRQKVGGLLKPSEIDDEEL is encoded by the exons ATGCCCGTCTCgatcgaggagctcgacagCACGGTCCGCACCTTTTACGAAGGTCGCGGGGACCAG CAAAaagccgcccaggccgcttTGAACCAG TTCAAGGAAGATCCCGATGCGTGGCTCATGGTAGACAAGATTCTATCAGACGCACAGTATCCACAGACCAAAT ATCTGGGCCTACAGGTCCTCGACAATGTCATTTCGACAAGATGGAAAGTCCTGCCGCGGGACCAGTGCCAAG GCATCCGAAACTTCATTGTGCAGTTCATCATCCAGAGCTCGAGCTCCGAGGAGGCCCTGCAAAGCAACAAGACCCTCCTCAACAAGCTCaacctcgtcctcatctccGTCCTGAAGCAAGAATGGCCCCACAACTGGCCGACCTTCATCAACGAGATCATCTCATCCTGCCACGCGAACCTGTCGATTTGCGAGAACAACATGATTATTCTGCGCCTTCTCTCGGAGGAGGTGTTTGACTACTCGGCTGAGCAGATGACGTCCACGAAAACGAGGAACATGAAGCAGACCATGTGCGCCGAGTTCTCACAAATCTTCCAGCTCTGCCAGGAGGTGCTCACGACGGCCGATCAACCCAGCCTCGTCAAGGCAACGCTCGAGACTCTCCTTCGCTTCTGCAACTGGATTCCTCTCGGCTACATCTTTGAGACGAACCTGATCGATACTCTCCGCACCCGCTTTCTGTCGGTTCCCGAGTTTCGCAACATCACGCTGCAGTGCCTAACGGAGATTGGTGGACTGCAGACCGGAGGCGCGGGTCAGGCCAACTCCtacgacgagcagctcgtcaagATGTTCACCGAGGTCCTCACGACCATCGCAGACATTATCCCCGTGTCACTCGATCTCAAGTCTACTTACCCCAGTAGCAACTCGCGAGACCAGGAGTTCGTCCAGAACCTTGCACTCTTCCTCTGCAACTTTTTCGGGGCGCACCTAAAT CTGATCGAGAACCTGCCGAATCGCGACTACCTGCTCCATGGACACTACTATTTGATCCGGATATCACAGATCGACGATCGCGAGATTTTCAAGATTTGCCTCGACTACTGGCTGAAGCTGGTTCAGGAACTCTACGAGGAAATGCAGCAACTGCCCATTACCGACTTGAACCCGCtcatggccgtcggcggtggcaTGTCCGGTAGTGGCGCGCCGAACCCCTCGCTCCTGATGAACTACCCACTACGAAAGCACAAGTACAATGAGGTGCTCTCGAACCTTCGAGTTGTTATGATCGAGCGCATGGTTCGACCCGAGGAAGTGCTGATCGTCGAAAACGACGAGGGAGAGATCGTGCGCGAGTTTGTCAAGGAGAGCGATACCGTCCAGCTGTACAAGACCATCAGGGAATGTCTCGTTTATCTCACTCACTTGGATGTGGTGGACACCGAGAACATCATGACCGAGAAACTTGCTCGGCAAGTTGATGGCTCGGAGTGGTCTTGGCACAACTGCAATGTGCTTTGCTGGGCCATCGGCTCTATCTCGCTGGCCATGAACGAGGAAACGGAAAAGCGgttcctcgtcaccgtcatcaaGGACCTCCTCGGACTTACAGAGATGAAGCGAGGCAAGGACAACAAGGCTGTCGTGGCCAGCAACATCATGTACATTGTCGGCCAGTACCCTCGCTTCCTTAAAGCCCACTGGAAGTTTCTCAAGACTGTCGTCAACAAACTCTTTGAGTTTATGCATGAGTCGCATGAAG GTGTCCAGGACATGGCTTGCGATACGTTCATCAAGATTGCTCGACAATGCCGGCGGCATTTCGTGGCACTGCAGCCAAGCGAACAAGAACCCTTTATCGAAGAGATTGTGCGCAACATGGGCAAGATTACCTGTGATCTTACACCGCAGCAGGTGCACACGTTCTACGAGGCCTGCGGTTACATGGTCGCAGCTCAGGGCAACAAGCACCAGCAGGAGAGACTGCTTGCTGACTTGATGAATATCCCGAACGCTGCCTGGGATGAGATCATTAAGCAGGCCACGGTCAACCCATCAATCTTGCAGGACGCCGAGACGATCAAGGTTATTGGCAACATCATGAAGACCAATGTGTCTGCATGCACGTCTATTGGACCTTATTTCTACCCGCAGATTGGCCGCATCTACCACGACATGCTTCAGATGTACCGTGCAACCAGCACACTAATTTCCGAGGCTGTTGCTCGAGACG GCGAACTCGCGACCAAGATGCCAAAGGTCCGCGGTCTGCGGACGATCAAGAAGGAGATCTTGAAGCTCATCGAGACGTACGTTGAGAAGGCCGAGGATCTCCAGGCCGTGCGAGCCCAGATGGTTCCGCCGCTCTTGGACTCCGTTCTGGTAGATTACAACCGAAACGTGCCCGGTGCCCGCGACGCAGAGGTCTTGAAGGCCATGTCCACTATTATCACTAAGCTCTCG GCTCTCATGGAGGACCAGGTGCCTACCATCATGGAGAACGTCTTTGAGTGCACTCTGGACATGATCAACAAGGACTTCTCCGAATTTCCCGAACACCGAGTTGAGTTCTTCAACTTGCTGCGGGCCATTAATTTGCACTGCTTCCCAG CCCTGTTGAAGCTGGACAACAACCAGTTCAAGTTTGTCATCGATTCCTGCTCATGGGCGTTCAAGCATGACAACCGAGATGTCGAAGCGGCAGGCCTCAACATGTGCTTGGAGCTTATTAACAATATTGCCGACAAGACGGACGTCGCCACTGCTAATGCATTCTTCCAGCGCTTCTTCATGACGATCTTGCAGGATGTGCTCTTTGTGGTGACGGATAGCGACCACAAGGCTGGGTTCAAGACTCAGTCGATGCTATTGATGAAGCTGTTCTACTTTGTCCAGCCGGCAGACGGATCGCAGCCCAAGATCCAGGGTCCCATCTACACTCCCGATCTGGCCCAGGCGGGAACTGCCAACAAGGATTTTGTGGGCAACCGAGTTGCGACCATGCTTCGCAATGCCTTCCCCAACTTGCAAGC GGCGCAAGTTGCGAGCTTCGTAGAGGGGCTTTTCAACCTCAACACGCAATACGACAAGTTCCGTCTGAACCTCCGAGATTTCCTCATCTCCCTCAAGGAGTTTGCCGGCGACAACGCAGAGCTTTACATTGTCGAGAAGGAACAACAGGAGCGGGATGCCAAGGCTGCCGACATGGAGAGGCGACAGAAGGTTGGTGGTCTACTCAAGCCGTCTgagatcgacgacgaggagttGTGA